A section of the Oryzias latipes chromosome 10, ASM223467v1 genome encodes:
- the LOC110015816 gene encoding probable G-protein coupled receptor 174, with protein MNETCDDSSLKDYQHKVYAVVYSVILAPGLIFNILALWVFKIYIKETKKAVLFMMNLALSDLLQVLSLPLRIYYYLNRTWPFGHFLCMACFYVKYVNMYASIFFLTCISVRRCQLIKCPLIYNSSKKKGDLLVCGLGWLVISLFCLAFPLLRYPSSDSGSNQSMSCFSELPMKNISAPTVGVLLVLAELGGFIIPLIVVLVCACYTAGSLRETTAEAIRDKGEKKRALRMVLSCTIVFLVCFAPYHVTLPLDFLAKSNSLGNCSVMNFIKRCHTLTLCLASLNCSLDPLMYYFTTYEFWRRLRTTNVSESNTLHRQTSCISGGDFESINVDLLLSPMQTVTPSP; from the exons ATGAATGAAACCTGCGATGATTCGAGTTTGAAGGATTACCAGCACAAAGTGTATGCAGTGGTCTACAGCGTGATCTTAGCGCCCGGTCTGATCTTCAACATCCTGGCACTCTGGGTGTTCAAGATCTACATCAAGGAGACCAAGAAGGCTGTTTTGTTCATGATGAACCTGGCTTTGTCTGACCTGCTGCAG GTTCTATCCTTGCCTCTACGGATCTACTACTACCTGAACAGGACCTGGCCTTTTGGACATTTTCTCTGCATGGCCTGTTTCTATGTCAAGTACGTCAACATGTACGCGTCCATCTTCTTCCTGACGTGCATCAGCGTTCGCCGCTGCCAGCTGATCAAATGCCCACTGATTTATAACTCATCCAAGAAGAAGGGAGATCTTCTCGTTTGTGGACTTGGCTGGTTGGTCATCTCACTTTTCTGCCTGGCTTTCCCTTTGCTGAGGTACCCCAGCTCGGATTCTGGCAGCAATCAGTCCATGAGTTGCTTTTCAGAGCTTCCCATGAAGAACATCAGTGCCCCGACAGTTGGGGTTCTACTAGTCCTGGCAGAATTAGGGGGTTTTATTATCCCTTTGATTGTGGTGCTGGTTTGTGCATGTTACACTGCCGGGAGCCTCCGGGAGACGACAGCGGAAGCGATTCGTGACAAAGGGGAAAAGAAAAGGGCCTTAAGAATGGTGCTGAGCTGTACCATTGTTTTCTTGGTGTGCTTTGCCCCTTATCACGTGACCTTGCCCCTCGATTTCCTGGCCAAATCCAACAGCCTGGGCAACTGCTCTGTCATGAACTTCATTAAGCGTTGTCACACACTGACCCTCTGCCTGGCCAGCTTGAACTGTAGCCTGGATCCACTCATGTACTATTTCACCACTTATGAATTCTGGAGACGACTAAGGACTACTAACGTTTCAGAGAGCAATACTTTACACCGGCAAACGTCCTGCATAAGTGGAGGAGATTTTGAAAGTATAAATGTAGATCTTCTGTTATCCCCAATGCAGACAGTGACTCCCTCACCCTGA
- the lpar4 gene encoding lysophosphatidic acid receptor 4 (The RefSeq protein has 2 substitutions compared to this genomic sequence), with product MASLVINETGMENCGIDDSFKYDLYSAVYSVVFILGLITNCAALFVFCFRMNIRNETTLFMTNLAFSDLVFVFTLPFKVYYNVNRNWPFGDGLCKVSGTAFITNIYGSMLFLTCISVDRFLAIVYPFRSRSIRTRRNAALMCAAVWLTIVGGGISVTFFSTINSKHSATTCFEGFSKNTWKTYLSKITIFIEIVGFLLPLLANLVCSSMVLRTLRRPVTVAHGCDSKKRVLRMIVVHLGIFIICFVPYNSILFVYALVRTQALANCTVERFARTLYPITLCLASLNCCLDPVVYYFTSESFQKSFVLGSKGSGSRPGSIPRSDAEAKDMPHILPMDTHTVASNGKETVMSDSQL from the exons ATGGCTAGCCTGGTGATCAATGAGACTGGAATGGAGAACTGTGGGATTGATGATTCCTTTAAGTATGACCTGTACTCTGCGGTGTACAGTGTCGTTTTCATTCTAGGTCTGATAACCAACTGCGCCGCCCTTTTTGTCTTCTGCTTCCGAATGAACATCCGCAACGAAACCACCCTGTTCATGACAAACTTGGCGTTTTCGgatttagtgtttgttttcacGCTGCCCTTCAAGGTCTACTACAATGTCAACCGCAACTGGCCTTTTGGAGATGGCTTGTGCAAGGTTTCAGGGACCGCCTTCATCACCAACATCTACGGCAGCATGCTTTTCCTCACCTGCATCAGCGTGGACCGCTTCTTGGCTATAGTGTACCCGTTCCGTTCCCGCTCCATCCGGACGCGCAGGAATGCGGCGCTCATGTGTGCGGCCGTGTGGTTGACTATCGTAGGTGGAGGAATCTCTGTGACATTCTTCTCCACCATAAACAGCAAACACTCAGCTACCACATGCTTCGAGGGCTTCTCCAAGAACACCTGGAAGACCTACCTGTCTAAAATTACTATCTTCATTGAG ATTGTTGGCTTCCTCTTACCACTCTTGGCCAATTTGGTGTGTTCCTCGATGGTCCTGCGAACGCTCCGCCGCCCAGTGACCGTCGCTCATGGCTGTGACAGCAAGAAACGTGTCCTGAGAATGATCGTGGTCCATCTtggcatcttcatcatctgcttcGTTCCTTATAACTCCATCCTTTTTGTGTATGCGCTGGTGCGGACCCAAGCGCTAGCGAACTGCACGGTGGAGCGCTTTGCGCGGACACTCTACCCCATTACCCTGTGCCTGGCCAGTCTCAACTGCTGTCTGGATCCTGTGGTCTATTACTTCACCTCAGAGAGCTTCCAGAAGAGCTTCGTTTTGGGAAGCAAAGGAAGCGGCTCTCGCCCCGGGAGCATTCCCCGCAGTGACGCCGAGGCTAAAGACATGCCCCACAGTCTCCCCACGGACACGCACACTGTGGCCAGCAACGGAAAAGAGACAGTGATGTCTGACAGTCAGTTGTGA
- the lpar4 gene encoding lysophosphatidic acid receptor 4 isoform X1 encodes MTLNTSGFLNDSALCNDNLTSFNQMMDRMYTYFYLLLFIPGLILNTIALWVLCRHISKRTKAVIFMINLALADLVHVLSLPLRIYYYFTHTWPFGRSICLFCFYLKFFNMYASIIFLVCISMQRCAFLLNPFSARRWRRRYDLVIAVTTWVVVGVACSPFILMRNDSNPSTSEVASTQKPSGSTPFAAQNQSTPFIQESSCFKDLPIRQVSQSVGITMITLCELFGFLIPLALIGYSSFRTVMSLRHKETRDQKSSTVSSLARNRLQSVTSNSDKYREKQIRGEKQRALQMVLGCSALFLLCFAPYHINFLLYLLVSQNLMTHCATRLAVKQFHPISLCMASLSCCLNPLLYYFLTAEFRMHLARRTSSFSSSILSSPVTSPTEGPAQSRLLRGESTSSKWEKQEPDTFLGKNGSGH; translated from the exons atgacctTGAACACGAGTGGATTTCTGAACGACTCCGCCTTATGCAACGACAACCTGACCAGCTTCAACCAGATGATGGACAGGATGTACACCTATTTCTACCTGCTGCTCTTCATCCCCGGCCTGATCCTCAACACCATTGCCCTGTGGGTCCTCTGCAGACATATCAG CAAAAGGACGAAGGCGGTGATCTTCATGATAAACCTGGCTTTGGCGGACCTGGTGCACGTCCTCTCCCTGCCTCTCAGGATTTATTATTACTTCACGCACACATGGCCTTTCGGACGCAGCATCTGCTTGTTCTGCTTCTACTTGAAGTTCTTCAACATGTACGCCTCCATCATTTTCCTG GTCTGCATTAGCATGCAAAGGTGCGCCTTCTTGCTCAACCCGTTCAGCGCTCGTCGCTGGAGGCGCCGTTACGACCTGGTCATCGCTGTAACCACGTGGGTCGTGGTTGGCGTGGCGTGTTCCCCCTTCATCCTGATGAGAAACGACAGCAACCCGTCGACATCAGAAGTCGCCTCCACCCAAAAACCTTCAGGATCCACGCCGTTTGCAGCCCAAAACCAGAGTACGCCTTTCATCCAAGAGTCCAGCTGTTTTAAAGACCTACCCATACGGCAGGTGTCCCAGTCTGTGGGAATCACCATGATCACTTTGTGCGAGCTGTTCGGCTTTCTGATCCCCCTCGCCCTCATCGGCTACAGCTCCTTCCGTACTGTGATGTCCCTCAGGCACAAGGAGACGCGTGATCAGAAGAGCTCGACAGTGAGTTCCTTAGCACGCAACCGCCTCCAGTCTGTCACCTCCAACTCAGACAAATATCGCGAAAAGCAGATCCGCGGTGAGAAGCAGCGCGCTCTGCAGATGGTGCTGGGTTGTTCGGCCCTCTTTCTGCTCTGCTTCGCCCCTTATCACATCAACTTCCTGCTCTACTTACTGGTTTCTCAAAACCTTATGACCCACTGTGCCACCAGGCTGGCGGTGAAGCAGTTTCACCCCATCTCCCTGTGCATGGCGAGCCTGAGCTGCTGCCTCAACCCGCTCCTTTATTACTTTCTCACCGCTGAGTTCAGGATGCACCTGGCCAGACGCACCTCTTCCTTCTCCTCGTCCATCCTGTCCTCACCGGTCACCTCCCCGACAGAGGGTCCAGCGCAGAGCAGGTTACTGAGGGGGGAGAGCACCTCCTCAAAGTGGGAGAAGCAGGAACCAGATACTTTTCTGGGAAAAAACGGATCTGGACATTAA